The DNA region aaggatgtttgtACCTGAATACAGTTTCCTGATATCTGATTGTGTTTCAAATCAATACCCGGTCCTCAGCataatcagcttttttttttttttatggtaagATGAAAACCCAGGACCTAGAGCCCACGTATCACAGGTCACATTTCACCACTTTGTTCTGAGTAACACCacaggaaagaaaccaaaacaatccAAAGGACAGTTTGTAACACTGATACTTCACCTCTGAGATGATTAGATGGGCAgataaatttaaatacaaaattatacgttttctgttcattttgaaaGCCTTAGTCCTTGGGAAGGGAAggtggagggggcaggggggagggaaggcCAAACCTCATTACAGTATAACATGAGAAAAATCGAAGTCACTCAAAGAGATTTAATAAAATTAGGAGTTGAAAAGTGttcaaattacttttccaaTTCAAGTCAATTATTTCaagtatattaaaatgtttcagaggaaaaatttCTCCATGGTTACAATTCTAATTGCTTTTATAAAtccataaaaaagaaaggtagtCTCTACATATATCCCATACTTCTGATGCATGCACGCGTtccctctgaagaaaaaagttgtCATGATCCGGTTCTTAACACTGATTTCAGGCACATCTTCCAAACACGCCTCCAGTTTTCGCCAAAAAGGTTAATCACTGGgcataaaagcagcaaattttttgttgctgttgtctACATGGGTACTGAGCagttttcagttattaaaaagcTTGATGCAGATTCTGAAAAAAGTTCCCATGTCACTCAAAAATCCAACAGTTCCTTCTTCTCTTAGGCAGCTTTTGCAATCAGATCTACTTAGAAGAATCTTACACAATTCAGATAAAATCTCTTGGATCATACAAAAGGTTGAATGTACCTGGCAAGTTTGTCTCTACAACTCcgtcttttcttcttcttcttttaattgtttcttAAATAGCTTTAAAGTGCCCtagtatatttatttctttatcctCATTTAAGCTTTCACAATTACATAAAAAGGGGACACTCAGTACGACTACTGTGTTTTGagagacagaggaaaaggagaggaaaatcagaaaactcatcttaaagctgcttttctagTTAGTGTCCGTTTGAGTTTGCACAGCAGAGACTGTTTTCCAGAGGGGTTTATGATAAACCCAGCCATCTCCctgcaatttaaagaaaaaaaaattgattataATAAAGACACTGCTCTGGGAGAATTCCCTTCACACAACTACTAGACTGATAGCTGTGAAAACCAGAGGGACTTATCTTATACCTTTAACTCCCACAGATTAAGACACAGAGATCAATGCTGCAGGCTTGAGACTAGTTCAGAACACCTACAGGCTGTTGCCAAGCCACAGTGCTCTCTGGGAATCAACTGCACTTGTAATTAACCCAGATGGAAAGCCACTCCTCTCAACTCCGTGATCCagattactttaaaaagtcaaaCAAGAAGCCAGCAGAGAAGCAGGTATCCAGGATTATCAGCTAACACAGCCCAACTGCTTACCTGGAAATGAAGTCGCTCAGGtttacatttaaacattttctgagtAGATCCGCATCTCAGATTTGCAACAGAATTTCACCTCTTCTAAGTCTAGATACTAACAATACAAATAGCTACATCTGAGCTAATCATACTAACATAGCTTTAGAGAACAAAAAGCTTTATTGGAGCTAACATAGTCCTGAActtaaaaccaaaccacacacacacaaaaatggaaggaacccaggggaaaaaaacccaaactttttaGCTTCTGTTTTAAACCTTTGCTAGATGAAAGATatgggaagaaggagaaaagggagttTCACTACTGCAGTTTCACTACAAGGAGAATGTAAACTACTACAGCATAAGTTTTAGTTGCATCCTCTCCTCTTGCAAGGGTCTCAACAAAACTGTACACAAGCAGGGTCTCACCAGCCGGATTACAAGGAAAGCCTATTTCAAAGTGATCATACCAGCAGCCCCAAGTCTTCCTGGGCAGGCTGCAGTTCACCTTGTTAAAAGTCTTACtatattattatcattattgaAATACAGGTTAAGTCATTGAACAAGCAAGCTCCATCCAAAACGTAATGTAAGAACAAAGAAAGTTCTAAGCTGAGAATGACGTCATGTTCCTTTTTGCTAACAGTAGTATCTTGGTTCATATGCACACAACATAAGCAAAATTAGTACtactgattattttctttgggTATTTACTGTGACCATCTACTTACATATGCACATGTAAGGCTGTTTTCCATGGTCCATGAGCAAGTGCTTggtaaaagaaaccaaacaataaaagagGCAAACATTTCGTTGCAAGGGAATTGCAAAATCATTATGTTTGGGAAGGGAAGGGTAAAGTCAGACCTTTACATATTTGAAGTGCTTACGTCACCTTTCTCCTATGAATCCCACGGAGCTAAACTCTAAGGCCAAATACTCTATTCCAGGACACAGACCCATACGTGCACTTGCTTTCATTGTAGCTCTGCCTTCATCAACAGCTAACTGCTTGCAAACTTACTTCTTTAAGGAAGTATTTAGTACACCAAGGTGTTTCCGTTTCAGCACGAAGCCTCTCTTCATTCCTCTGTCGTTCTTCAAGGGCTCGCTTGTGCTCTGTAGCCTTATCGATGTCTCCATCCCGCAGAGACTCTGTTACATGCTGCCACAGCCTCCTACAAAACAAATTGTTAACTTTACTTTTCCAAAGCTTCCTCAGCCTGCCACCTTAAACCACAGGACCACTGCATGCGGTTCTTTCAGAGCAGGAGCCTTCCCTTCACTTACACAGGGCAAATCAACCCAGGTCAGAGCACAACAGCGCAGCGTAGATGGAAGGGCTCGTGGCTGAGTCTTACAGCTATGCTAGCAATTAGGAGCAGATAGGCATAGCTCTGAGGTTTTGGCTGTGCCAGTCTAATGTCTGTTTGTATACCCTTTAAAGTTGCTGTGGAAGTGTTACTCAACAAGCAGTTTCTTGTGAGGACCTCCCTTGtcaggagctgccctgctgtgtAGCTAATggttaaaaccaaaacaaaaaaggagggTCTGTTCTAGCAGGCACTTTATGCACTCATAAGACAACTCTGTCCATGAAGAAAAGAGACAAGGTAAACAACCATGTGCGTGCACTTGGGTTTTTTGCACTGTTTATTATGTacttgagttttgtttttaaaaaaaataaattaagaccACTGCTGCTAAGCGTTATCCACAAATAATATCTACATTTGCAGATTTTCCTATGGCGTTCTCCAGACTGCTCAGGACAAAAAGGGTCAACAATTGTGAACACATACTCTACCTAGATTCAAACGGTCCTTGTTTCTCAAGGGGCCGAACTCTTTTTCTTGTCACAGACAGCTTTGTCAAGTCCACATATTTTGTCTCCCCGTTGCTGTAGGTGAACTCAAGCACACTGTTCCACTCCCCTTGCACTCTGCACACCACTGTGTTCGTCATGTTCTGCTTCACTTCACCTGTGACTCTaggaaagcaatttatttttaaaaggccaTGGCTGAAGACACCCAAGGACTACTCATTGCATAATCACTCGACACTGAATGAGTTTGCAAACTTGTCACACACTCTTGAAAAATGCTAGTTACTTGAATTGCATTTGCATGGAGAAGCTTAAAGAGCAAAATGACTTTCACTCGTTGCTCTAATTCTCTTCAGGTTACCCAGGAAACTCCATTTTTGGCTTCAACTTACATTTGTTTCAAAACTTTTGATggaattgaaaatgaaaaaacacaggcTGGTTCAGATGTAACAAGCAGTTGATCTTTTCCACTTGAAACGTCATGTCAGATACGTAGTTCAgactcaaaaaataaaaattaagctttcTAGCAAGAACGTACTTCACTACCTGCTGGCACTTTATCTCACATTTTTACACCTCAATGTTCTGCATATGTAAGTGGTCTCACTTTTATGTTGCTCACATAAGCAGCAGacacaaaaaggcaaaaagcaaggCAGGAAACTAGGAATCAGgagaactgcttttctttcctgtctcttcCACAGAAACCTCTGCCAATAGTTGAAGTGTCTTTCTAATATGCAGTATTTCATTCAAAGTGTTGCACAGATGCTCAGGTATCACCATAATTACACACACTGATGCATACTTTCCTTCTCAACATAAAGATCTGTCTAAAGACCTCCCAACACTCAATTCACTCTCAATCAAGGAATGGAAGCTTACCGAGCATTGCTAGGCAAGCACATTGCCACCCTCAAACAGAACTTCTCACCTAGAAAGTAGGAGCAAAAGGGTCTGTACACTATGCAAACAAGACTTGAGATGTTCTTACTTATAAGGTGCTGCAGGAATCAAAGAACATTATCTCCAGCTCCAATTAAACTGTAATTAACTATACACACGCTCTCTAAAACATATCACTTTCCAGCTCCCCTTCTCACATTTCATCAGCACTCACAAAGCACACGCTACGTCTCCTTTCACACTTACATTACGCGTGGCTAGTAACAGATAGCTTGCACACCACTGGTTTGTTCTTATTTGCTTTGAACAACTGcaaaagaagagcagaaagcagcacttcTGTGCTCCCACCTTGCCCGTGCTGGCTGCGTGGTGCCACACTCAGAGGAAGATGGGAGCACAGGACACACAGATGCCACCTCCCTCCTTCTACATACATGGGTCACTTCCAGCTGTGCCTCCATCCACCTGTCACCCCAGGCCTGGCattaaaagagagaaattaatttctcaggcAACAAAGCGAGTATCATAGGCCAGACCTTCCAGCACAGAGATACTGGATGCCTGTCAAACCAAACCTTCAGGGAATGCCCAGGGCAAGCAGGGAAAGCTCGCAGCCAGctcagagcaggaggcagcagtcAGAGCTTCTCCCACATCTTGCACATGCAGGAAGCAGCTGGAACCACATCACAGTCCAGCAGCTCAAACCTGATTTAACTTCATTAGGAAGATCTTCCAAAAAAACAGATtggtgtgtctgtgctgttcacacatttttttcttacaaaaatttAAGATTCCTTCAAGAAAACGGGCCAGAGTTGGAGCAACATAAGCAATAAAAGCATGTTCACATTAAACTattaagttttgtttttgtggaaGTTAACAAGTACTAACAGCTCCTGAAAACAACTGAAAGAGTAGGCGACAAGCAAGCAGCCTtcattttttgttgctttttcctcctgtgacTTCCACACCTCACTAAAGCTATTGCACATGGTGGAGTCGCTGTCCTCCCAAGAGATCTCTGAACAGACTGAATCCACAGGATACCAGGGACCAGCACATTCAGACTTTGCAGTTACGTCTTCACAACTTAAGAGCTTAATTTTTCCAAGCACTCTGTGGTTACTATACAATACTGACATTCAGTCTGCTGATGTCAATCACAAAATTGTCTCCGCTCAACTTAAAATAAGTTATATCATTCACTATGAAGGTACAGTATTGAGCTGCTATGTTAAAGTCTTATTGCAACCTGTATTTCTTCAAGTTGCACTGCTCTGAGACACAACCATTCCCAGCATCCCAGATCACAGCACCTGCCTGAACTAATAATATTAATGATAAAAATCTGCTAGCGCTTATTTGTAAGCTAGGCACAATTGGTACATGTCTAGCTGTTTGTTATCATCATACTCTATTTCATCAAGCTAAAGAGGTAGAGGACCAAGGAGGCAATATCCAGCTGAGGTCTAACAACAAGCGTCactctacaaaaaaaaaaataaaaaaatacatctataGCATTGCCATGGCAACTCACTTGCCTCTGTGTAACCATGACAACACTGCTGCTTCCTCATCAAGAGATTCTTTTGGCAATGTCCCATCATCACCATGTCAAATTTTCAATAGTTACAGTACCTTGAACAGATCTGTCTTTGAAAAGCCTCTACATCTGTGACTAATTTCAGAGACACAAACAACAGAACAGTTTCCAAAAGTAAAATTGCATCCTACCGCTTATTTTTTATGGCGCAACAGGAGTTGTTGGAAGGTGCAAGATACATTGTAAGCAATGGGAACAAATTGTCCCAAATGATGTGTCACTTCAGACTTGTCGCCAGTGAAACAGAGCTACACGTAAGCTTTAGTTCTCCAGAtgccctggggacagggcagcTGTGCACACACGTTAAATTCAAATCATTGGGAATTTATGGGGCAAAGCACTTCAAGATGGAGGCTGGGGcgtggggtggtggtgtttgtctttAAGCAATAAATATGGCCTTACCCCACTGTTTCACAAAAGTTATTTAGAGTAGACTGTTCGTATTTTGTAACCTGTGAGAGCAACCTACACTTAAGAAGTTCTGATGTTCTAAGCCGTTATGTATTTCATTATCATCTCCAACACATTTCATCCAAGAAAGGTTCAAAACAAGCACTGTCCAACAAACAGCTGAGTGCAAAATGCTCTGGAATCTGAGTTTTTGTGCGACTGCTActtaattttctccttcctcaaTTAATTGCTTCTATATTAGCACAAGGCTAATTTCTAGCAGTGTTACTATAAAATGTCTGAAAACGTCAATGTTAGTGAGTTTCAAAAGATTTTGCACCAAGCATGCCGACACTTCCTAGAATCTGCCAGAAGTAACCCCAAGCAAGTTTTCCCTGgatcttctttcttttacctGTTAGTTTTTAAACATGCATACACATGAAGAATTACCCCTacaagaattattatttttgtctttaaaaaaggtatttttaccTAGGGAGTTTCTGTAAGTTGCTTAAACTTGGCAGTCTTATCTTTCTTATATAGAAATCCTAGGACCAGTAAGTAACAGATTATTTACAAATGATCCCCTGCAGTGCAGCTACAACGCATGTTGCAACCAACATGCAGCCCTTTAAGACATCAAGATCAACTTCACTCCAAACAAAAGGCAAATTGAAAATTAGGAAACACTAACCAACTTCTAACGCAATTAAGAGAatctgcagcagccaggaatAAAAGCCAGGAGCTGTTTTCCCAGGGGTTTGAACACAGAGTCAGACAAACACGGAATTTCTTTACTGTCTTTAAAGGTAACATGTGATCCTCAAGGAAAAATCACGAGATGCAGTTGTTTAGGAGCACAGCAATACCTCAATTGTTTATAGactgagaaaacagtttttcGTGTTTATCAGGTGAATATTACTCAGCACACAGAACAGGGGAGTTACACAGGTACTGCAGTTCTAGAGCACAGACTATGTGGTAAaatagaggggggaaaaaaaaaaaaaaagtgttctcaCCGATGCAATTTGCCACCGTAGAAGGGCTTGGTGTGAAAGTTAATACTTGCAGAATACCCAGTCTTCGCACAGTTAATGTTGACTTTTCCTCCCAGTTCTACCCAGGGAACGGTTAAAATTGACCGAGCATATGCACAGGGCAGAGAGAACGTGTATTCTTCCCCATGTTCTAAGAGACTCAAGAGACCTGTGTGAAGAAATACAAGAATCCCTAAATCAGCACTATTTTAGAAAAGACCAAATGAGTTATTGAAACAGATGGCCAAAAATACATTGGCTACTTTTCCTCATAGCCCTTCacaccaagaagaaaagaaaaaagaaccccACACAAAAGTGACCTTTATTACAGATTCTAGATACAAACGTTTTCCTGAAAGTACTAACCTGAGTAACATacatttatgtttcttttgGGAAAAGACATCCTAATAATATGGCTCTATGAAGTACGATATTGCACTGTGCAACACTCTTTCCAGCAGTGTGTAAAAGGGCTGGTCACTTACTGATGGCTGTGGAGCATAGTGACACAAGACTTACACTgacaaaaggaaataacaaatgAATACCCTGAAGTGCAGATCCTGAGGAAGGCCAATACTTCTGTTTTCCCTCCCTGACATACATCTGACTATCTGAAGGCAGGTAGCAGACAACTCTTCCTACTGCACTTCTCTGACAAGATAAACCTGacagcagcttttgcaaaaaaatatcaagaatcTCATAAAAAGACCCAGAATTTCTCTTTTGATTTTAAgatgtgtgggtttgtttgatcatattggaaaaaaaaaaaaaaacaacacaaacaaaccaaacaacaaaacccaaaccacaagaTCCACATCTCACCATTACAAGAACATAGCATGACAACTGACTGCTGCCTGCATCAACCATGCCTCTCTAGTGCATTATCACTGGGTCTGACATTAAGCATGAAAAACAtgagaaattctgaaaagttATGACATGATTTGAGAAATGCCCTAAAGGAGATATTAACTTCAGAAATACCTGGGACAATCAAAGCATTGAGATGTGCCTTCCGCATCCCCTGCCATGCTCAGTTCCTTGTCCAGTACGTAGCTTACACGCAAGTGCCTCAAATCCCCAGTTACTGGACAATACGCACAGGGGGCACAGAACAGGAGATGCTGTCTCATCTCCTCCAGTGAATACAAGTACTAAAGGGAAACTAAAGTTTAAGGGCAGTTACCCTTCTCTGTCCCTAAAGAATCCAATTTCTCtacttaaagaaaattaaaacttgcaTAGTAAGATACATGAAGTGCAACACATGCAAATGTAACAACAGCCCTATTTAATAGATGTCTGATGCAAATTAATTTGTCTGATGTTCTGGAAGCATTCATAAATACCAGTTTACATTACAGTAACTGCCCTTCAGTTTAAAAGtcagaattttatttccaaatgcaATCCTGATTTTTGGCAAAGAATAAACCTATCTACTTTCTTCCCCCATAAAAAACTTGCTGTTTATAATGAGGACTTGTAGTATCGTCTGTACTTTGTAAACAGTAAAGTAAGAAACCACTGAATGATTGTACATTAAAGGCTTGCAGACCACAAAGATTAGAGGAAAACCAGGAGTacgtggggaaaaaaaatatctgaaaactCACTGACATCTGCAAGCaggtttgttctgctttttttaaagtctttgaaACAAAACTACCAAGCAGTACTCATCTGTGTTTCTGCCAGAGGAATATAACATCAAAATATTATTAGTTTTGTAGGAAATTTATCAAATGAGTAATATTTTAACAGGCTTCTCAAATGAACAAAGGACAGAAGTTACACTTACCCTCACCAACCATTGTCACTCCTATTGACATTCCTAAGAATTTACTTTTTGTCCAGACATGGGCATTGACACACATCTTTCTCTCTACACATTCAGCATAAAAACCTGAGACAGGAGGATGGTGGGACACTTGCTCAGCTACAAATTTTACTGTATAGTAGTCCAGGTCTGTTTGGCCTTCCATATCTTTAGACAGAGTTACTTGCtctgagggggagtgagcagaGAAGTTACTGCCAGCATCAGTGGCTACATCACTCTTCGGCATCCTCCAGGAGCAGTGAAACGTTTCCCCAATGATGGGATTGTATGGTTTCTTTGCAATAGCTCCTTTGCGACCTTCATGAAAAGAAGTGAGATAATACTCAACAAATCGGATCATCCTCTCCTCAGGGGTAGTGCCATTTGTGATTGCAATGAAGAGATCTGGATGGGACATGAAGTCCGCATACATTTCCAACAACGATCGCTTCTCTAAAATAAAAGTGGGAAGAACCacctgaaacaaaagaaaacccagaaagctCTAGTAAGTAAAACAGAGACAGGCATTTTTAGAAGGGAAGTTCTCAGGTGGAGTACTATGATTCTGTCCTGATTTGGACACCACATTTTCAGACTGAACTTTCTTGTCCCTCTTGTAAGATATGAGCAAAATACAGTGATGAGATGTGCCAGAAAAACTACTTACAAGGAGAAAAGAGCCCCGTAAGTACTACTAGGACTGAAGAGGTTGAAAGGGACTGAGCATCCCTCAAAAAAAGAGTTGCAAAGAGATAAAGTGTCCCACGTGTCTGTGGAGGAGAAAACATGCATCGAGGAGCTCAAACTATAGCAAGGAAGGCTCAGGGCAAAGGTTAGGCAAGGTTTTGTCTAgtgaagagaaaagcagggaaGCTATGCCAGTGCTCTCAAGAGCCTGCAGAGCCTCTCTCACCACAGCAATTAGGACCAGCATCCATGAGAAATAACACAGTATAGGTTGATCCTGTACCTCTGAGCAGAAAACCCGATACTCTCCCAGTTGCATTCACCACTACAAAAAGCAACAGTCCTGTCCTTTGCCGGGCCAAGAGCAGTACTGTAGAGTAAGAGGCTGTGGGCATCATCagtcttttccttctctgtagtGGCAACTAACCTCACATAACTGCCGTACAGAGCAACACAGGGCGTCTCAACCATG from Falco biarmicus isolate bFalBia1 chromosome 8, bFalBia1.pri, whole genome shotgun sequence includes:
- the OSBPL11 gene encoding oxysterol-binding protein-related protein 11 isoform X2 — translated: MVAALTRKGRPGRAAGDHMENIYGYLMKYTNLVTGWQYRFFVLNNDAGLLEYFVNEQSRHLKPRGTLQLAGAVISPSDEDSHTFTVNAASGEQYKLRATDAKERQHWVSRLQICTQHHTEAIGKNNPPLKSRSFSLASQGSANSPGVQRRPSQNAVSFFNVGHHRLPTGKRVPIMQPDHLVDVREMMSQAEGQQRDLIRSIECLPVSGHLTSLDQDLLMLKATSMATMNCLNDCFHILQLQHASQQKGSLPAGTTISWLEPKISLANHFKNGAAQNFPAEINKPASVREEQSVAEPCQLTREPEEVNPDEELEDICDDKEDDLGAVEEQRSVILHLLSQLKLGMDLTRVVLPTFILEKRSLLEMYADFMSHPDLFIAITNGTTPEERMIRFVEYYLTSFHEGRKGAIAKKPYNPIIGETFHCSWRMPKSDVATDAGSNFSAHSPSEQVTLSKDMEGQTDLDYYTVKFVAEQVSHHPPVSGFYAECVERKMCVNAHVWTKSKFLGMSIGVTMVGEGLLSLLEHGEEYTFSLPCAYARSILTVPWVELGGKVNINCAKTGYSASINFHTKPFYGGKLHRVTGEVKQNMTNTVVCRVQGEWNSVLEFTYSNGETKYVDLTKLSVTRKRVRPLEKQGPFESRRLWQHVTESLRDGDIDKATEHKRALEERQRNEERLRAETETPWCTKYFLKEGDGWVYHKPLWKTVSAVQTQTDTN